The sequence TATAAAGTCACCCGCGGGCGCTATTATACCGTATCGGGACAAACGCCTCAGCTGACGGGGGTTTTATCGGATGTAGCAGTTCCAGGCCCATTATCGGAATCGGACATCGGCGAGCGCTTTGCTAAGTATCCGCTTGAAAATGATCATATCAAATCGAATTTTGATGACGACTTGTCCGATATTCCCTTTTTGCAGCGGGAGAAAATCCGCAAGCTTTATAAATTTGGTTTGCAAGAAAAACTGGATACGTATCGCCCTTATTTAGAAAGATTGAAAACCAATTCACAGCAAAGGCTAGCGCAAAATTTAAATTACCAGAACATGCTAAAGGAAATTAAAAAGAAAGACGAAGCCGAAACGGATGAGCAAGAAGATTTTGGACAGAATGACCTGCAGCTTGAAGAATCCTATAATATTATGGAAGATCTGCTGCTCATGATGCAGGATAAAGGGGCGCTTTTCTCCCCTCAGAAAAAAGAATCGCTTTCTTCCGTTCCCTTTGACCCGCTTTTGCAAAAGGCGTCTTAGAGGGGGGATTAAAAACCGCTAATGACCTAGACTCGCTTTCTTTTCCCTAGGAAGCGATAAGAGAGAATGGGCCCTATTCACTCAATATGGCCCCTCTCTCCGATTGCCTTCTCGAGAGAAAATAACCTCACCTATCGATTAGTATGGATTTTAATACACCCGCTTAGAGATGTTTGCAATCTTAGAGCCGAAAGAAGCGAATTCAGGCTATTCCCGTTTGTAAACACACTCTTATACTTGAAATCTATCTAAAAATCGCTCACAATAATTATCTATTTTAAATTGTTTTTAGTTAAAGGATTTAATTTTTATGTCAGTCCGTGTTCGCATCGCTCCTTCTCCAACGGGCGACCCCCATGTTGGAACAGCCTATATGGCCTTGTTTAACATGATTTTTGCCCGCCACCATAAAGGCCAATTTATTCTGCGCATCGAAGATACAGACCGGACGCGCAGCCGTCCGGAATACGAGGAAAATATCTACAAGGCTCTTAAATGGGCAACCATTCAGTGGGATGAAGGCCCAGATGTTGGCGGGCCCTATGGACCCTATCGTCAATCTGAACGCTTTGATATCTACAAGCAATATGCAGAAGAACTCCTGCATAAGGGAAAGGCTTACAAATGCTTTTGCACTCAGCAAGACCTTGATGAAATGCGCGAACTTGCAGCAAAGCAAGGCGGTCGCCAAGGCTATGACAGGCGTTGCCGCCATTTGACTCCCGCCGAAATAGAAGAACGCGAAAAGGCAGGCCTTCCCTATGTTATTCGCCTCAAAGTTCCTATAAGCGGCGAATGCGTTTATGAAGATGCCATTAAAGGGCGAATGACATTCCCGTGGGCCGACATTGACGACCAAGTGCTTTTGAAATCGGACGGCTTTCCGACTTATCACTTGGCAAACGTAGTCGATGACCATTTAATGAAAATTTCCCATGTCATCCGCGGAGATGAATGGATGAGCTCGACTCCCAAGCATATTCTTTTGTACGAATCGTTTGGCTGGACTCCTCCTACTTTTATGCACATGCCCCTGCTTCTTGGACGCGATGGGAAAAAACTATCCAAGCGCAAAAACCCCACGTCCATTTTCTTCTATCGCGATAGCGGGTATCTGCCAGAAGCCTTTGTCAATTTTTTGACTTTAATGGGCTATAGCATGACAGGCGACCGCGAAATTTACAGCTTCGATGAAATCGTTCAAGAATTCGATTATAAGCGCATCGGGGTCTCGGGCGCTGTTTTTGACGTGCAGAAATTAGATTGGATCAATCAACAGTACTTAATTAAAAATATCCCTGTCGACCAGCTATGGAACCGCATGAAGGAATGGAGCTTTAATGACGAATTTATGCAAAGGCTGATGCCGCTTTGTCATTCGCGCATTAAGACGTTTGGCGATTTCATGGATTTATTTAACTTTCTTTTTATCAATCACATCAAATATCAAGACGATCTTTTTGCCGTCAAAGACTTATCTAAAGAGCAAGTCTGCTATCTCATCCAAGGCATTATCTGGCGTCTAGATGAACTGGAAAACTGGGGAAGTTCGGGAATGAACCAGGCGTCGCGTGACGTGGCGGAAATTTTCGGGGTCAACCATAAAAAGATCATTATGCCGATTTTATTTGCCAGCTTGATGGGAAAAACGCAAGGACCTCCTTTGTTTGATTCCGTTGGCTTGCTGGGTAAGGACCGCACAAGAGCGCGTCTGCTTGCAGCAATAGAATACTTGGGCGGAATTTCCAATAAGCGTCTCAGCCTCTTGAAAAAAGCATGGGAAGAGCGCAATGCTCAAGCCTTGATGGTTAAAGAATAGCCTCTCCTTAAAGGCTAGTCTCAAATTGCCTATACAATTGACCGACTACAATAATTTTTTATGGTAGTCGGTTATTCTTTTCTTTCTTCTTAGAAGTCATTATGCTTTATCTTTAAAGAAAGTTATCCCTACTCGTTTTAAATTTGAAACTAGGCTCGTTTCATTTCAAACTAGAACAA comes from Candidatus Protochlamydia phocaeensis and encodes:
- the gltX gene encoding glutamate--tRNA ligase encodes the protein MSVRVRIAPSPTGDPHVGTAYMALFNMIFARHHKGQFILRIEDTDRTRSRPEYEENIYKALKWATIQWDEGPDVGGPYGPYRQSERFDIYKQYAEELLHKGKAYKCFCTQQDLDEMRELAAKQGGRQGYDRRCRHLTPAEIEEREKAGLPYVIRLKVPISGECVYEDAIKGRMTFPWADIDDQVLLKSDGFPTYHLANVVDDHLMKISHVIRGDEWMSSTPKHILLYESFGWTPPTFMHMPLLLGRDGKKLSKRKNPTSIFFYRDSGYLPEAFVNFLTLMGYSMTGDREIYSFDEIVQEFDYKRIGVSGAVFDVQKLDWINQQYLIKNIPVDQLWNRMKEWSFNDEFMQRLMPLCHSRIKTFGDFMDLFNFLFINHIKYQDDLFAVKDLSKEQVCYLIQGIIWRLDELENWGSSGMNQASRDVAEIFGVNHKKIIMPILFASLMGKTQGPPLFDSVGLLGKDRTRARLLAAIEYLGGISNKRLSLLKKAWEERNAQALMVKE